A window from Mastomys coucha isolate ucsf_1 unplaced genomic scaffold, UCSF_Mcou_1 pScaffold2, whole genome shotgun sequence encodes these proteins:
- the LOC116097697 gene encoding LOW QUALITY PROTEIN: cytokine receptor-like factor 3 (The sequence of the model RefSeq protein was modified relative to this genomic sequence to represent the inferred CDS: substituted 1 base at 1 genomic stop codon): MKGAMEPEQEARDRRELGQRELGQQLQGLREAQRQIKESASQTRDVLKQHFSDLKGTLGKLLDEQLVTLLQEVDTIEQETIKPLDDCQKLIEHGVNTADDLVREGEIAILGGIEEQNDKLWNFTKKDSHIQLDSLPEVPLLVDVPCLSAQLDDSILNIVKDHILKHGTVASRPPVQIEELIEKPGGIIVRWCKVDDDFTSQDYRLQFRKCTASHFEDVYVGSETEFIVLHIDPNVDYQFRVCAXGDGRQEWSPWSVPQTGHSTLVPHEWTTGFEGYSLSSRRNIALRNDAESSGVLYSSAPTYFCGQTLTFRVETVGQPDRRDSIGVCAEKQNSYESLQRYQAVCISTNGAVFVNGKEMTNQLPAVTSGSTVTFDIKAMTLGTSNSHEGRNVKLRVTISSSNQEVVFDWLLEQACGSLYFGCSFFYPGWKVLVF; the protein is encoded by the coding sequence ATGAAGGGCGCGATGGAGCCAGAACAGGAAGCCCGCGACCGGCGGGAGCTGGGCCAGCGGGAGCTGGGCCAGCAGCTGCAGGGGCTGCGGGAGGCGCAGAGGCAGATAAAGGAGAGTGCTTCACAGACAAGAGATGTCCTTAAACAGCATTTTAGTGATTTAAAAGGAACCCTTGGGAAGCTATTGGATGAGCAATTGGTGACTCTATTGCAAGAGGTGGACACCATTGAACAGGAGACCATCAAACCACTAGATGACTGCCAGAAGCTCATAGAGCATGGAGTTAATACTGCAGATGACCTGGTCCGAGAAGGTGAGATTGCCATTCTTGGTGGTATCGAAGAGCAGAATGATAAATTGTGGAACTTTACCAAAAAGGACTCACACATTCAGTTGGACAGCTTACCAGAAGTGCCTTTGCTAGTTGATGTACCCTGTTTGTCCGCTCAGTTGGACGATTCCATTCTTAACATAGTGAAAGACCACATTTTAAAGCATGGAACAGTAGCCTCCCGCCCTCCAGTACAGATTGAAGAATTAATAGAGAAACCTGGAGGCATCATAGTGCGATGGTGTAAGGTGGATGATGACTTTACGTCCCAAGATTACAGGCTTCAGTTCCGTAAGTGTACTGCAAGTCATTTTGAAGATGTGTATGTAGGTTCTGAAACAGAATTCATAGTGTTGCACATAGACCCCAATGTTGATTATCAATTCAGAGTCTGCGCCTGAGGAGACGGCCGGCAGGAATGGAGTCCTTGGAGTGTTCCCCAGACAGGTCACTCCACACTGGTGCCTCATGAGTGGACAACTGGCTTTGAAGGATACAGTCTGAGCAGTCGAAGGAATATAGCCCTCCGGAACGATGCTGAGTCCTCAGGCGTTCTCTACTCCAGTGCTCCAACTTACTTCTGTGGGCAGACGCTGACATTCAGAGTTGAAACTGTGGGACAGCCAGACCGAAGAGACAGTATAGGAGTGTGTGCAGAAAAGCAGAATAGCTATGAATCTCTGCAGCGGTACCAAGCTGTGTGCATCAGCACAAATGGTGCAGTCTTTGtcaatggaaaagaaatgacCAATCAGTTGCCTGCAGTTACCTCTGGCTCCACTGTCACGTTTGACATCAAAGCTATGACTCTAGGAACTTCTAACAGTCATGAAGGTAGGAACGTCAAGCTCCGAGTGACCATCAGCTCCAGTAACCAGGAGGTGGTGTTTGACTGGCTGCTTGAGCAGGCCTGTGGCTCTCTTTACTTCGGATGCTCCTTTTTCTACCCCGGATGGAAAGTGCTGGTATTTTAA